One window from the genome of Daphnia pulex isolate KAP4 chromosome 9, ASM2113471v1 encodes:
- the LOC124202910 gene encoding cuticle protein 19-like, which produces MTLANCHIQTYQSECALQFFLHPRLAVAAADSYRSAEYAPKYEAPAYKSTYEAKYEEYYLKTPQPYDFSWAVNDYYNDYGHSEKSDGNVVTGSYRVVLPDGRTQIVTYKADSYGYVADVKYTGEAKYPEYVASNYKATTYSAPAYKPSTPTYSKPTYSAPTYSAPAKMAPVYTATPVYKTPAVQSNY; this is translated from the exons ATGACTTTGGCAAATTGCCATATTCAAACGTATCAGTCGGAATGTGCTCTCCAATTTT TTCTTCATCCTCGCCTCGCTGTCGCTGCCGCCGATTCTTACAGGTCAGCCGAATACGCTCCCAAGTACGAAGCTCCGGCATACAAATCTACATATGAAGCCAAATACGAG GAATATTATTTGAAGACTCCCCAACCTTACGACTTCAGCTGGGCCGTCAATGATTACTACAACGACTACGGACACTCTGAGAAGAGCGACGGCAATGTCGTAACCGGATCATACCGTGTCGTCCTTCCCGACGGCCGCACCCAAATTGTCACCTACAAGGCCGACAGCTACGGATATGTCGCCGACGTCAAGTACACCGGTGAAGCCAAGTACCCCGAATACGTCGCATCCAACTACAAAGCTACCACCTACtctgccccagcttacaagCCTTCTACTCCGACCTACAGCAAACCAACTTATTCCGCTCCCACATACTCTGCACCGGCCAAAATGGCCCCGGTTTACACCGCCACTCCAGTCTATAAAACCCCCGCAGTTCAGTCCAACTACtaa
- the LOC124202451 gene encoding probable chitinase 10: MKLLINSLIKILTLLQLSSLPIILHGKRIVCTFPNWAVYRTTSGGAGHYTVDNIDPKLCTHLLYQFANIDKSSLNISISDHAADIDKKGYKKSVALKTQNPQLKVMIVVGFANDGIENGHYEQLTANESNIVPFVSSVMDFLQLHNFDGLDLDIRYEDHLPNGVVKTSFVHLLTELKKAFNTKGYILCLTLSEDSSDYSQSNGEKFDVSGLNEIVDFINLETYFYHVPSWDPTVGASVADHHSPLRKRHFEMENENLNAEYSVTYWTNLGLLASKINLGIPLFGLSWTLARSQSSSNSFVPPISAVGVGPAGDITGANNTMAFYEICSAIRNNGWKVFSDPDKKIGPYAVSPTDPKTWVGYDDPAMAIVKSQFILSKGLGGAFLWDISYDDFRDSCGLGVNPITTAIYNTLNGINTTCECICYND, translated from the exons ATGAAGCTGTTGATTAATAGTTTAATCAAAATATTAACACTGCTACAACTTTCTTCGCTGCCTATTATACTCCATGGAAAACGAATTGTTTGCACGTTTCCTAATTGGGCAGTGTATCGCACaa CATCTGGTGGTGCTGGACACTACACCGTTGATAACATCGATCCGAAACTGTGCACACATTTGTTGTATCAATTTGCTAACATCGATAAATCAAGCTTAAACATTTCTATTAGTGATCACGCTGCCGACATTGACAAAAAAGGCTACAAGAAATCTGTAGCCCTTAAAACCCAAAACCCTCAATTGAAGGTGATGATTGTAGTAGGGTTTGCGAATGACGGTATTGAAAATGGTCATTATGAGCAACTAACTGCAAACGAGTCCAACATTGTCCCATTCGTCAGCTCAGTCATGGATTTCCTTCAACTTCACAACTTTGATGGCTTGGATTTAGATATACGTTATGAAGATCATTTGCCTAATGGTGTCGTTAAAACGAGCTTCGTCCATCTACTCACAGAACTGAAAAAAGCTTTCAATACAAAAGGATACATACTGTGTCTTACTCTTTCGGAGGATTCGTCAGACTATTCACAATCCAACGGCGAAA aatttgacGTGTCGGGATTAAACGAAATTGTAGATTTCATTAATCTGGAAACGTATTTTTACCACGTTCCTTCTTGGGATCCGACAGTAGGGGCATCAGTAGCCGATCACCATTCTCCTCTTCGCAAACGTCATTTTGAGATGGAGAATGAAAATCTGAATGCCGAATACTCCGTTACCTATTGGACAAATTTAGGTTTGTTAGCGTCAAAAATCAATCTGGGTATACCGCTTTTTGGACTCAGTTGGACCCTAGCGCGATCACAATCGTCGTCGAATAGCTTTGTTCCACCAATTTCAGCTGTGGGTGTTGGTCCGGCTGGAGATATAACGGGCGCAAATAATACAATGGCTTTCTATGAAATATGTTCCGCTATTCGCAACAACGGTTGGAAAGTATTCTCTGATCCCGATAAAAAGATCGGTCCCTACGCCGTGTCTCCAACTGATCCGAAGACGTGGGTTGGTTACGACGATCCTGCCATGGCAATTGTCAAATCCCAGTTTATTCTATCGAAAGGATTGGGTGGAGCCTTCCTTTGGGACATTAGTTACGACGACTTTCGGGATAGTTGTGGTCTTGGAGTCAATCCCATAACAACGGCCATCTACAACACCCTGAACGGTATAAATACCACTTGCGAATGCATATGCTACAACGATTAA
- the LOC124202450 gene encoding chitinase-3-like protein 2 produces MGQWPTLLVIATASLVLSNIGTVSATPRLVCYFNSGASLRKGDGQFTVENIDPFLCTHLIFVSGIFNSIVSKGEPGSLDPTVMKFVHLKNKNPKLKIMLSVGSWIDFQSAQYTENVMGSNRANFAHSAAQFLARYGFDGLDFSWPWDSASPTANDPKQFIRVLTALKDAFKSSGYLLSVAVTANQSISELSYDFPKIEALVDFVNLKSYNMTDNSKSMADHHAPLYTRKWETSGVGSNNVDSVVSYWINKGVSISKLNVGIPFFGKSWTLSSDAYNPPAKASGPGPAGPLTNTQGELAFYEICRHVRVDKDFKAVRSGSRLNGPIAYSLRTSGRIWVGYDDVDMVIHKGKYILSKNLGGAVVWDISMDDFRNTCGSGINPLLASLSRTLNVIGQNAELYVSASRDLSPNFILANMTITMLLLIFYSRPMYF; encoded by the exons ATGGGACAATGGCCGACATTGTTGGTGATTGCTACTGCATCTTTGGTGTTGAGTAATATTGGTACCGTTTCGGCAACTCCACGATTGGTTTGTTATTTCAATTCTGGAGCTAGTTTACGTAAAG GTGATGGCCAATTTACTGTCGAAAACATCGACCCTTTCCTGTGCACTCACCTGATCTTCGTTTCGGGTATTTTCAACTCGATCGTCAGTAAAGGAGAACCCGGAAGTCTTGACCCAACGGTCATGAAATTCGTACATCTGAAAAACAAGAACCCCAAACTGAAAATAATGCTTTCGGTTGGAAGCTGGATCGACTTCCAGTCGGCACAGTATACCGAGAATGTGATGGGCAGCAACAGGGCCAATTTCGCTCACTCTGCCGCCCAATTTCTTGCCCGTTACGGTTTTGACGGATTGGACTTTTCTTGGCCGTGGGATTCTGCTTCGCCTACTGCCAATGATCCAAAACAATTCATTCGGGTACTGACAGCCCTTAAAGACGCCTTCAAGTCGAGTGGATATCTACTTAGCGTCGCCGTAACAGCCAATCAATCCATCTCGGaattaa GCTAtgattttccaaaaattgaaGCGCTAGTGGACTTTGTGAACTTGAAATCCTACAACATGACGGACAATTCGAAATCCATGGCAGATCACCACGCCCCACTCTACACGAGGAAATGGGAGACTTCCGGAGTCGGTAGCAATAACGTCGATTCAGTTGTGTCTTATTGGATCAACAAGGGCGTATCCATATCAAAACTCAACGTGGGTATCCCTTTTTTCGGTAAGAGCTGGACGTTATCGTCGGACGCTTACAATCCGCCAGCCAAAGCATCGGGCCCCGGACCGGCCGGTCCATTGACTAACACCCAAGGAGAATTGGCCTTTTACGAAATTTGTCGGCACGTACGCGTCGACAAGGATTTTAAAGCAGTCAGAAGTGGCAGCCGTTTGAACGGGCCAATCGCCTACTCCTTGCGGACGTCCGGAAGGATTTGGGTCGGATACGACGACGTCGATATGGTCATACACAAAGGAAAGTATATCCTGTCAAAGAATTTGGGCGGGGCTGTTGTTTGGGACATCTCCATGGACGATTTTAGAAATACTTGTGGCAGTGGGATCAATCCTTTGCTAGCGTCTCTATCTAGAACTCTCAACGTCATCGGTCAAAATGCTGAGCTGTACGTATCTGCTTCGCGTGACCTTTCCCCGAATTTTATTCTGGCCAATATGACAATAACGATgctattattaatattttattctcGTCCCATGTACTTTTAG
- the LOC124202411 gene encoding uncharacterized protein LOC124202411 isoform X1 encodes MSAAIRRGRVRKKTTKWWKVLTSDVCVPFCNDNCQTHFASRMKTATAHGDLRCVKVMYQGRPKADWNLSDSITYCTSRLDVPMDLRPMSVTTQSYRYVTTAVGTLINLLVIVVVCRSRQLHYPRHVFWAAISVMNQFQIIHFILEVVAIAGRNRVACQICVLNAGVLHTIILTLLALAGLDRYLAIARYEWYKEKVTNRGTILLLSIGFVVTYLTFTSPFWTGYKKIKNCTINLTHMHVVLIYDLFMGILCVILHIMIFFLSRAAIKKQPLHFRQNPIALKFLQTPLSNVGSEPADVEIEVPALQAVTAPDATGNVLPPHFDSQLDDTLCFTWFLNRPKLNRLEIRAAFSMSVNILPFWLCTFPVTVNGIIIYWCIHLQMNCPTVYRINPYIYDLFIVHVIYNPLMYISTSKEFKRALIHFKQKFRCKKRAQ; translated from the exons ATGTCTGCAGCAATAAGAAGAGGAAGGGTCagaaaaaagacgacaaaaTGGTGGAAGGTGCTGACGTCAGACGTGTGTGTTCCTTTTTGCAACGACAATTGCCAAACACACTTTGCATCACGAATGAAAACGGCCACCGCACATGGAGACTTAAG GTGTGTGAAAGTTATGTACCAAGGGCGACCCAAGGCGGACTGGAACTTGTCGGACAGCATCACTTATTGTACTTCTCG TTTGGACGTTCCGATGGATCTCCGGCCCATGTCCGTGACGACACAAAGTTATCGCTACGTTACGACTGCTGTTGGGACGTTGATCAATCTTCTCGTCATTGTGGTGGTCTGCCGTTCACGCCAGCTCCACTATCCCCGCCATGTGTTTTGGGCTGCCATTTCAGTGATGAATCAATTTCAGATCATTCATTTCATACTGGAAGTAGTGGCCATCGCAGGTCGAAATCGAGTGGCGTGTCAAATTTGCGTCCTCAACGCGGGAGTGCTTCACACGATTATTTTAACGTTGTTGGCCCTGGCGGGCCTTGATCGCTACTTGGCCATCGCCCGTTACGAGTGGTACAAGGAGAAAGTGACGAATCGAGGAACAATTTTGCTGCTATCCATTGGATTCGTTGTAACTTACTTGACGTTTACCAGTCCGTTTTGGACCGGTTACAAGAAGATCAAAAATTGTACGATTAATCTGACCCACATGCACGTCGTATTGATCTACGACCTGTTCATGGGCATCCTCTGTGTCATATTGCACATTATGATTTTCTTCCTATCTCGAGCCGCTATAAAGAAACAGCCATTGCATTTTCGCCAGAATCCCATCGCTCTCAAATTTCTTCAAACTCCTTTATCAAATGTCGGATCTG AACCAGCAGATGTAGAGATTGAGGTGCCAGCACTTCAAGCGGTAACTGCGCCCGATGCAACAGGCAATGTTCTTCCGCCGCACTTTGACTCTCAGTTGGACGACACGCTCTGTTTCACCTGGTTTCTCAACCGCCCCAAACTCAATCGACTTGAAATTCGCGCCGCTTTCAGCATGTCCGTCAATATTCTTCCTTTCTGGCTCTGCACTTTCCCCGTCACAGTGAACGGCATTATTATTTACTGGTGCATTCACCTCCAAATGAATTGCCCGACTGTGTACCGCATCAATCCTTACATTTACGACCTGTTTATCGTCCACGTAATCTACAATCCGTTGATGTACATATCGACTAGTAAAGAATTCAAACGCGCTCTGATTCATTTTAAGCAGAAATTCAGATGCAAAAAACGCGCTCAATAA
- the LOC124202411 gene encoding uncharacterized protein LOC124202411 isoform X2, whose product MYWLSLDSWSCESCVFLRRVCVKVMYQGRPKADWNLSDSITYCTSRLDVPMDLRPMSVTTQSYRYVTTAVGTLINLLVIVVVCRSRQLHYPRHVFWAAISVMNQFQIIHFILEVVAIAGRNRVACQICVLNAGVLHTIILTLLALAGLDRYLAIARYEWYKEKVTNRGTILLLSIGFVVTYLTFTSPFWTGYKKIKNCTINLTHMHVVLIYDLFMGILCVILHIMIFFLSRAAIKKQPLHFRQNPIALKFLQTPLSNVGSEPADVEIEVPALQAVTAPDATGNVLPPHFDSQLDDTLCFTWFLNRPKLNRLEIRAAFSMSVNILPFWLCTFPVTVNGIIIYWCIHLQMNCPTVYRINPYIYDLFIVHVIYNPLMYISTSKEFKRALIHFKQKFRCKKRAQ is encoded by the exons ATGTATTGGCTGTCTCTAGACTCTTGGTCATGTGAGAGCTGCGTTTTCCTACGTCGCGT GTGTGTGAAAGTTATGTACCAAGGGCGACCCAAGGCGGACTGGAACTTGTCGGACAGCATCACTTATTGTACTTCTCG TTTGGACGTTCCGATGGATCTCCGGCCCATGTCCGTGACGACACAAAGTTATCGCTACGTTACGACTGCTGTTGGGACGTTGATCAATCTTCTCGTCATTGTGGTGGTCTGCCGTTCACGCCAGCTCCACTATCCCCGCCATGTGTTTTGGGCTGCCATTTCAGTGATGAATCAATTTCAGATCATTCATTTCATACTGGAAGTAGTGGCCATCGCAGGTCGAAATCGAGTGGCGTGTCAAATTTGCGTCCTCAACGCGGGAGTGCTTCACACGATTATTTTAACGTTGTTGGCCCTGGCGGGCCTTGATCGCTACTTGGCCATCGCCCGTTACGAGTGGTACAAGGAGAAAGTGACGAATCGAGGAACAATTTTGCTGCTATCCATTGGATTCGTTGTAACTTACTTGACGTTTACCAGTCCGTTTTGGACCGGTTACAAGAAGATCAAAAATTGTACGATTAATCTGACCCACATGCACGTCGTATTGATCTACGACCTGTTCATGGGCATCCTCTGTGTCATATTGCACATTATGATTTTCTTCCTATCTCGAGCCGCTATAAAGAAACAGCCATTGCATTTTCGCCAGAATCCCATCGCTCTCAAATTTCTTCAAACTCCTTTATCAAATGTCGGATCTG AACCAGCAGATGTAGAGATTGAGGTGCCAGCACTTCAAGCGGTAACTGCGCCCGATGCAACAGGCAATGTTCTTCCGCCGCACTTTGACTCTCAGTTGGACGACACGCTCTGTTTCACCTGGTTTCTCAACCGCCCCAAACTCAATCGACTTGAAATTCGCGCCGCTTTCAGCATGTCCGTCAATATTCTTCCTTTCTGGCTCTGCACTTTCCCCGTCACAGTGAACGGCATTATTATTTACTGGTGCATTCACCTCCAAATGAATTGCCCGACTGTGTACCGCATCAATCCTTACATTTACGACCTGTTTATCGTCCACGTAATCTACAATCCGTTGATGTACATATCGACTAGTAAAGAATTCAAACGCGCTCTGATTCATTTTAAGCAGAAATTCAGATGCAAAAAACGCGCTCAATAA
- the LOC124202411 gene encoding uncharacterized protein LOC124202411 isoform X3: MNRSTDSIPSNFSLLISLDVPMDLRPMSVTTQSYRYVTTAVGTLINLLVIVVVCRSRQLHYPRHVFWAAISVMNQFQIIHFILEVVAIAGRNRVACQICVLNAGVLHTIILTLLALAGLDRYLAIARYEWYKEKVTNRGTILLLSIGFVVTYLTFTSPFWTGYKKIKNCTINLTHMHVVLIYDLFMGILCVILHIMIFFLSRAAIKKQPLHFRQNPIALKFLQTPLSNVGSEPADVEIEVPALQAVTAPDATGNVLPPHFDSQLDDTLCFTWFLNRPKLNRLEIRAAFSMSVNILPFWLCTFPVTVNGIIIYWCIHLQMNCPTVYRINPYIYDLFIVHVIYNPLMYISTSKEFKRALIHFKQKFRCKKRAQ; the protein is encoded by the exons ATGAATCGCTCAACAGACAGCATCCCgtcgaatttttctttactcatTAGTTTGGACGTTCCGATGGATCTCCGGCCCATGTCCGTGACGACACAAAGTTATCGCTACGTTACGACTGCTGTTGGGACGTTGATCAATCTTCTCGTCATTGTGGTGGTCTGCCGTTCACGCCAGCTCCACTATCCCCGCCATGTGTTTTGGGCTGCCATTTCAGTGATGAATCAATTTCAGATCATTCATTTCATACTGGAAGTAGTGGCCATCGCAGGTCGAAATCGAGTGGCGTGTCAAATTTGCGTCCTCAACGCGGGAGTGCTTCACACGATTATTTTAACGTTGTTGGCCCTGGCGGGCCTTGATCGCTACTTGGCCATCGCCCGTTACGAGTGGTACAAGGAGAAAGTGACGAATCGAGGAACAATTTTGCTGCTATCCATTGGATTCGTTGTAACTTACTTGACGTTTACCAGTCCGTTTTGGACCGGTTACAAGAAGATCAAAAATTGTACGATTAATCTGACCCACATGCACGTCGTATTGATCTACGACCTGTTCATGGGCATCCTCTGTGTCATATTGCACATTATGATTTTCTTCCTATCTCGAGCCGCTATAAAGAAACAGCCATTGCATTTTCGCCAGAATCCCATCGCTCTCAAATTTCTTCAAACTCCTTTATCAAATGTCGGATCTG AACCAGCAGATGTAGAGATTGAGGTGCCAGCACTTCAAGCGGTAACTGCGCCCGATGCAACAGGCAATGTTCTTCCGCCGCACTTTGACTCTCAGTTGGACGACACGCTCTGTTTCACCTGGTTTCTCAACCGCCCCAAACTCAATCGACTTGAAATTCGCGCCGCTTTCAGCATGTCCGTCAATATTCTTCCTTTCTGGCTCTGCACTTTCCCCGTCACAGTGAACGGCATTATTATTTACTGGTGCATTCACCTCCAAATGAATTGCCCGACTGTGTACCGCATCAATCCTTACATTTACGACCTGTTTATCGTCCACGTAATCTACAATCCGTTGATGTACATATCGACTAGTAAAGAATTCAAACGCGCTCTGATTCATTTTAAGCAGAAATTCAGATGCAAAAAACGCGCTCAATAA
- the LOC124202412 gene encoding 5-hydroxytryptamine receptor 1B-like has protein sequence MNQSAGNLTSLVASLDIPIKTGRMTLKNQSFRIVIIVISTLINILTVLVIGFSRQLHYPRHLYWVAISVINQFSIIQAVVHILTYLSPNNKVVCQFFVFNAGVFYTIVLTFLALAALDRYLAIARYEWYKEKVTNRRTIYLLSFVCIVTYLVVTSPFWTGFKNVKKCAINLTHMHAYLIYDLLLGILCTILHVMIFIRSRKIIKEQPPNFLETSAIALQFRPSISINRTPVSPVVEEPRQGENPIENETDATGNDDALRNLESQLDDTLCFSWFSGRPKLNRLEIRAALSMSVNMLPFWFCTFPVTLVGIAIYWCYRLQINCSVVYQINRYLVDWFIIHTLYSPLMYISTSTEFKRALIHLKDRIKLRNSRT, from the exons ATGAATCAATCAGCAGGAAATTTGACTTCATTAGTAGCAAGTCTAGACATCCCAATAAAAACGGGACGTATGACTTTAAAGAATCAAAGTTTTCGCATCGTTATAATTGTGATTAGTACCTTGATCAATATACTTACTGTGCTAGTGATTGGGTTTTCACGGCAGTTGCACTATCCCCGCCACTTGTATTGGGTGGCGATTTCGGTGATAAATCAGTTTAGCATAATCCAAGCAGTTGTACACATATTGACCTACTTGAGCCCAAATAACAAAGTGGTATGTcagtttttcgttttcaacGCAGGAGTGTTTTACACAATTGTTTTAACATTTCTCGCTCTGGCAGCCCTTGATCGCTATTTGGCTATCGCCCGCTACGAGTGGTACAAGGAGAAAGTGACGAATCGAAGAACAATTTACCTTTTATCTTTCGTATGCATCGTGACGTATTTGGTGGTAACAAGTCCGTTCTGGACcggatttaaaaatgttaaaaaatgcGCCATAAATCTCACCCATATGCATGCTTATTTGATCTACGATCTACTCCTGGGTATTCTCTGTACCATTTTACACGTAATGATTTTTATCCGttcaagaaaaatcattaaagAGCAACCACCGAACTTTCTCGAAACATCAGCAATTGCACTTCAATTTCGTCCATCAATTTCAATAAATCGAACTCCAG tttccCCTGTAGTTGAGGAACCTCGTCAAGGGGAAAatccaattgaaaatgagaccgATGCAACAGGCAATGATGATGCTCTTCGAAACCTTGAATCTCAACTGGACGACACGCTCTGTTTCTCCTGGTTTTCCGGCCGCCCAAAACTCAATCGACTTGAAATTCGCGCCGCTCTAAGCATGTCCGTCAATATGCTCCCGTTCTGGTTTTGTACGTTTCCCGTTACTTTGGTTGGCATCGCTATTTATTGGTGTTATCGTCTCCAAATTAACTGCTCAGTAGTTTATCAAATTAACCGATATCTCGTTGACTGGTTTATCATCCACACTCTCTACAGTCCTCTGATGTACATATCTACTAGCACCGAATTCAAACGTGCCCTGATTCATTTAAAAGATAGAATAAAATTGCGTAATAGCCGCACATAA